The sequence GGGCCGATTCGAGCACCTCTTCGTCGGTAGCTTCTAATGGCACGCTAAACTTCCAGTTCGTGCTGAAGTCTTCGGCATATACCCGGATCGCGAGCATTCCGGGATCGGATGGTTCTTCTTCGACCCGACGTTCGCTGCCGGGGTCTCGGAGCTCGCGGTAACGGCGGACGAGCGCTTGGTCGTCATAAGGCAGCTTTTCGAGCTGTTCGTCGGAAACGGCAAGGAGGCCTTTTTCACCAAGTGTCCGCTCAAGGTCGCGAATATCTGCGGAATCGCGTGCCTGCCGCTCGAATTTGTCCATCAGCCAGCGGAAATCGATCAGGTCTTGCCGGAGATTCGGATTTCCGCCAATCGACGAAAGCTTCTGTGCGAGTTCGCGGACGCGTTCTTCGGGGTGAAGGCGGTATTTTACGAGGCCGAGCATTTTCTCAGAAGAATCCGAGAACTTTCCGCTGACGGAGGCGAAGCGGAGGAGATGCTCTTCGGCCTCTTGCAGATAACTTTGAGAGCGAGCGGCGGCCTTTCCAAGGCTCGATTGCCGGATCAGGGTGCGGGCGACGAGGTAATCGGCGGTCTCTTGCCACGGGCTTTGGAAGTCAAGGGCGATCTTGGCGAATCGTTGCTTAGCATCGTCGTACTTCATCGAATAGAACGCGGCTGCGGCGAGTTGATATTCGCGGTCTTTCTGAAGCCACTCCGGCATTGAGGCATCGACCGGGGAGGGCGAGACGGCACCGCTCGAGCAATTCGAAAAAACGGCATCTTGGCCGGCGAGCCATTCCTTTACATTCCGGTCTTCCGAACCGTGGCTTGCAACGCGATCCTTAAGTGTTTCGGTGGCGGTTTCAAAGGCATTTACGGCACAATTCGGGAAGAAGTCGTAGCCGCCCGAATCCCGTTCGGCATAGATACGCGGGGGCTTTTCATCTTTGTCCACAACGGCCTTTCGGGCCTCGATCCACGTCTTGATCGCCTCAAAGCTGTCGGCATCCTCCGGTCCCATATTGCGGAACTCGGCCCTCCACTGCGACATCAGGGCCTCCTGCTCCGATGGGGTGAAGCCAAAGTTGTTAAGGTGGCGATATGCGACGAAGAGCACCGAACGGGTAAAGGTTGGTTTTACGATGCCGAGATTGCCGGCGGCGAAATCGCGGTAAGGGAACTCGGGTGTTTTCCGCACATCAAAGAGCGGGGTAACATATCCCGGACCGCAGGGAATGACACTGATGAAAAAGCTGAGGATCAACCCCAGGCAGGCCGCAAGCCGGATAATTCGATTCATAGCAATTGTCAGTTAGCGAAGTGCAGTGACGGCTTACACTATAACCGAAATCGGTCTCTAGCGAAAAATAAAGGCCCCGCGAGTTTCCTCACGGGGCCATTCGAGCAATCACAGAGAACAAGCTAAACGCTCATGATCTCAACTTCTTTGTTCTTGGCGAGCTCATCGATCGTGGCGATGGTCTTGTTTGTCAGCTTTTGGACCTCGTCGAGGCCGGAACGCTCATCGTCCTCAGAGATCTCTTTGTCCTTCAGCATCTTCTTGAGCACGTCATTTGAATGGTGGCGAACATTACGGACGGCGACGCGATGCTCCTCGGCGATCTCGCCGACCTGCTTTGCGAGCTGTTTGCGGCGTTCCTCATTAAGTGCCGGGATCGGAAGGCGGATCACCTTACCGTCATTCGACGGGTTGAACCCGAGGTTCGCGGCGATGATCGCTTTCTCGACCGCTCCAAGCTGCGAGATGTCCCACGGCTGCACCGTAAGGAGTTGAGCCTCAGGCACGGCGACCGATGCCATCTGGTTCAAGGGCGTCGGAGAGCCGTAATAATCGACAATTACCGCATCAAGCAGGCCGACGGTCGCACGTCCGGTCCGAACGTTGGCAAGTTTGCGCTTGAAGTCTTCGATGACGGCTTCCATCTTCGGTCCGGTCTCTTTCAAAACATTGTCAACACTCATAATTCTCTTTTAATTCAGGCTGCGGCGGTTTCATGCTCGTTGGTAACGAGCGTCCCGACCGTAAGGTCGCCGCCGACCGCTTTGATGATATTGCCCGGTTGGGTCATGTTAAAGACCATTATTGGGAGGTTGTTGTCCATGCAAAGCGAGATCGCCGAGGCGTCCATTACCTTGAGTCTTTTTTCGAGGACCTCCTGATAGGTTATCCGGTCGTACTTTTCAGCCTCGAGGAAAATCTTTGGGTCGGCGGAGTAGATCCCATCGACCTTGGTCGCCTTAAAAATGACATCAACGCCGAGTTCGCAGGCACGAAGAGCCGCCGCAGAATCGGTCGTAAAATAAGGATTCCCGGTGCCGGCGGCGAGGATGACGACCCTTTTTTTCTCAAGATGCCGCACTGCTCGCCGGCGAATGAACGGCTCGGCCAACTGCGGAATATCGATCGCCGACATCGCCCGCGTGTAAACATTTAGCTTTTCGAGAGCGTCTTGAAGAACGACCGCGTTCATCACCGTGGCGAGCATCCCGATGTAGTCGGCCGCCGCCCGGTCCATGTTCCCAGCCGATTTCGAAACGCCGCGGAAGATATTTCCCCCACCGACGACGATCGCAACCTCGACGCCGAGTTCGTGCACCGCTTTGATCTCGCGGGCGACCTGCTCGGCGATCTTGGTATCAATACCGTAGGTCTCGGAGCCCATCAGGGCCTCGCCGGAGAGCTTGAGGAGAATGCGGTTGAAAACGGGCTTCATATAGTTGCAGAGTTATAGAGTTTCCGAGTTTCAGAGTAAGCAGATAAGTTCTCCGCAACTCTGAAACTCGGCAACTCGGGTACTCTTAGCCGACCATTGACGCTACTTCAGCGGCAAAGTCGTCCTGTTTCTTCTCGATACCTTCGCCCATCTTGTAACGGGTGAACCGTCGGATGGTGATGTTCTCTTTGATCGAGGCGATCTTCTCGGTAACGAGTTCGCCGATCGTCTTCGAAGGGTCCTTTACGAACGGCTGATCGACAAGCACCGATTCCTCAAAGAACTTGTTGAGCCGGCCTTCGATGATCTTGTCGAGTACTTCGTCGGGCTTGCTGGCGTTCTTCGGGTCGTTCTTGAGCTGCTCGCGGAGGATCTCTCGTTCCTTATCGAGATCTTCCGTCGGGACCTCGCTGCGATTGACGTAGCGCGGGTCCGAAGCCGCAATGTGCATTGCAACGTCCTTGACGAGCTGCTGAAATTCGTCGCCGCGGGCCACGAAGTCGCTTTCGCAATTGACCTCGACCATAACGCCGACCTTACCGCCCATGTGGATGTACGAACCGACAACGCCTTCAGCCGTTACGCGGCCGGCCTTTTTCCCAGCGGTCGCGACGCCTTTTTTACGCAAGATCTCGATCGCCGCCACTCCGTCGCCATTTGCTTCGACGAGTGCGTTCTTGCAATCGATCATGCCTGCTCCGGTCTTTTCACGCAGTTCCTTGACTGCACTTGCTGTGATCTCTGCCATTATTAAACTCCAATGCTTTTGGCGGATATTTTCTCCGCCGGTCTAGTTAAAATTGCACGGTGCGAAGTATCGCGCCGAACTTCAGGAAAAAAGCGTAGCCAACTTTCTCAAAAGAGGAGACGGCCACGCTTGATAAAAAGTGTAAGTCTTCTTAGCTTGCTACGGCGTCTTTCGTTTCCTCGCTAGCGGGCTCGGCCGTCTCAGCCTGTTCCGCCGGTGCCTCAGCAACAGCTTCCGTTTCAGCCTCTTCCCCCGGTGTCTCAGCGACCGCATCTTCAGCTTCCTCTTCTTCTATTACTGCCGTGTCGTCGTCATCCGGATCGGCAAGCCCGGCCTTAGCGAGCGTCGCCGCGATGTCAATACCAGTGGTATCGCCGGTCGCCTCATCGGCTTCTTCAGCCTCGGGCTGCGAAGCGACAACGCCGCCTTCGGTACCGATCTGCCGACCTTCCATGATCGCGTCGGCGACCCGTGAAGCGAAAAGGCGAATCGCACGAAGAGCGTCGTCGTTGCCTGGGATGACATGGTCGATACCCTCGGGCGAGCAATTCGTGTCAACGACGGCGACGATCGGAATTCCGAGCCGGTTCGCCTCTTTGACCGCAATATCTTCCTTGCGGACGTCGATGATAAAGAGCATGTCCGGAAGGCCGTTCATGTCCTTGATGCCGGCGAGGTTCTTCATCAGGCCTTCGTGCTCGCGGTCAAGCTTGAGACGCTCTTTCTTTGTGAGCATCTCAAAGCGGCCGTCCTCACGCATGGCCTCGATTTCTTTGAGCTTCTGGATCGACTTTTGGACCGTCTGAAAGTTGGTCAGGAGGCCGCCAAGCCAACGATTATTGACATAAAACTGTTCGCAACGTTCGGCTTCTTCGCGGATGGCGTCCTGTGCCTGTCGCTTAGTTCCGACAAAAAGCACCTTCTGCTTCGGGCGTTCCGCGACCGACTCCTGCACAAAGGTCAGGGCATCGCGGAAGAGCTTCTGCGTTTTCTGAAGGTCAATAATATAAATGCCGTTGCGTTCGCCAAAGATGTATTCTTTCATCTTCGGGTTCCAACGGCGGACCTGGTGACCAAAGTGAACCCCTGCTTCGAGGAGTTCTTTCATCGTTACTGTAGCCAAAACTTATATCTCCTAAACTTCTGGTTTTTGTACTCGCCGGAAACTTTTTGATAAACCAAGGAGTTCCGGCGATGGATTAGTTGATCGTGAATCGTAAATCGTGAATAGGTTAAGCAGGCTTTCTGCAACTATTGACGATTTACGATTCACGATTAACGAAATTAACGCTTCGAGAACTGGAACCGCTTGCGGGCTCCCTTCTGTCCGTACTTTTTGCGTTCCTTCTGCCGCGGGTCGCGGGTTACGAGGCCCGCTTTCTTAAGCGACGGGCGAAGGTCGGCATTAAATTCCATGAGTGCACGCGTGATGCCGTGGCGAACCGCTCCGGCCTGGCCGGACTGTCCGCCGCCATCGACGTTTACGAGAATGTCGAATTTACCGAGCGTATCGGTAAGGCTGAGCGGCTGGCGGATGATCATCCGCAACGCCTCATTCGGAAAATAGCTCTCAAAATCGCGATGGTTGACCTTGATCGCGCCCGAACCGGGGCGAAGGTAAACACGTGCGGTCGAGGTTTTGCGGCGGCCGGTGCCGTAATACTGAATGTCTGCCATATCCTTTTACTATTTCGTCTCGATGGTGATCGCTTCAGGCTTCTGGGCGGTATGGCGATGATCGGCATCCGCGTAAACCTTTAATTTCTTTGCCATTGCCTTGCCTAGCTTGGTCTTCGGCAGCATGCCTCTGACGGCAAGCTCGATGATCCGCTCGGGCTTCTGCTCAAACATATCCTTAACGGCAACCTCGCGGAGACCGCCCGGATAAAGCGTGTGGTGGCGATACAATTTCTGATCGTTCTTGGAGCCCTTGAAAACGGCTTTGCGGGCATTGACCACAATAACGTGGTCGCCCATATCCATGAACGGCGTGTATGCCGGATTGTTCTTGCCGGAGAGGATGCGAGCCACTTCGGTCGCGAGACGGCCGACGGTCTTACCGCTGGCATCTACAACGAACCACTTCTTGGACTCAGCCAAACCCTTTCCGCTAGGAAAATATGTACTCATAACAGCCTGCACTGATAGCGTTCTTCGCAAAAAAGCGAACCCTTAGAGTATCGAACCCCCTTATTAAGGTCAAGTGCGGAGAGGGCCTAATCGGGTGCGTGGATCGACGAGGGGAGCGT comes from Acidobacteriota bacterium and encodes:
- the rplM gene encoding 50S ribosomal protein L13, which gives rise to MSTYFPSGKGLAESKKWFVVDASGKTVGRLATEVARILSGKNNPAYTPFMDMGDHVIVVNARKAVFKGSKNDQKLYRHHTLYPGGLREVAVKDMFEQKPERIIELAVRGMLPKTKLGKAMAKKLKVYADADHRHTAQKPEAITIETK
- a CDS encoding UMP kinase, which codes for MKPVFNRILLKLSGEALMGSETYGIDTKIAEQVAREIKAVHELGVEVAIVVGGGNIFRGVSKSAGNMDRAAADYIGMLATVMNAVVLQDALEKLNVYTRAMSAIDIPQLAEPFIRRRAVRHLEKKRVVILAAGTGNPYFTTDSAAALRACELGVDVIFKATKVDGIYSADPKIFLEAEKYDRITYQEVLEKRLKVMDASAISLCMDNNLPIMVFNMTQPGNIIKAVGGDLTVGTLVTNEHETAAA
- the rpsB gene encoding 30S ribosomal protein S2, which codes for MATVTMKELLEAGVHFGHQVRRWNPKMKEYIFGERNGIYIIDLQKTQKLFRDALTFVQESVAERPKQKVLFVGTKRQAQDAIREEAERCEQFYVNNRWLGGLLTNFQTVQKSIQKLKEIEAMREDGRFEMLTKKERLKLDREHEGLMKNLAGIKDMNGLPDMLFIIDVRKEDIAVKEANRLGIPIVAVVDTNCSPEGIDHVIPGNDDALRAIRLFASRVADAIMEGRQIGTEGGVVASQPEAEEADEATGDTTGIDIAATLAKAGLADPDDDDTAVIEEEEAEDAVAETPGEEAETEAVAEAPAEQAETAEPASEETKDAVAS
- the tsf gene encoding translation elongation factor Ts, with the protein product MAEITASAVKELREKTGAGMIDCKNALVEANGDGVAAIEILRKKGVATAGKKAGRVTAEGVVGSYIHMGGKVGVMVEVNCESDFVARGDEFQQLVKDVAMHIAASDPRYVNRSEVPTEDLDKEREILREQLKNDPKNASKPDEVLDKIIEGRLNKFFEESVLVDQPFVKDPSKTIGELVTEKIASIKENITIRRFTRYKMGEGIEKKQDDFAAEVASMVG
- the rpsI gene encoding 30S ribosomal protein S9; the encoded protein is MADIQYYGTGRRKTSTARVYLRPGSGAIKVNHRDFESYFPNEALRMIIRQPLSLTDTLGKFDILVNVDGGGQSGQAGAVRHGITRALMEFNADLRPSLKKAGLVTRDPRQKERKKYGQKGARKRFQFSKR
- the frr gene encoding ribosome recycling factor, with amino-acid sequence MSVDNVLKETGPKMEAVIEDFKRKLANVRTGRATVGLLDAVIVDYYGSPTPLNQMASVAVPEAQLLTVQPWDISQLGAVEKAIIAANLGFNPSNDGKVIRLPIPALNEERRKQLAKQVGEIAEEHRVAVRNVRHHSNDVLKKMLKDKEISEDDERSGLDEVQKLTNKTIATIDELAKNKEVEIMSV